In Campylobacter sp., the DNA window TCAAAAATTCACCTCGTTTAATTTAGCTTTTACGAAATTTAAAAACTCATCCAGTCTTAAATTTCGCTGTTCGCGCGCCCTGCGATCGCGCAAGGCCACGCTGCGAGCCGAAACTTCATTATCGCCTAGGACGATGATGAGCGGCACCTTCTGCTTTTCAGCCGTTCTGATTCGTTTATTTAACGTCTCGTTTTTATCTAAAATTTCGCCGTCAATGTCTGCTTCGCGCAGCAAATTTAAAATTTCTTTCGCGTAGTCTGCGTGCGCCTCGCCGATCGGCACGATCGATACCTGCGTAGGACAGATCCAAAACGGAAGTTCGCCCGCGGTGTGCTCGAGCAAAATCCCCACGAAGCGCTCGAAACTTCCCAAAATCGCGCGATGCAGCATCACGGGCTGCTTTTTTTCATTATTTTCGTCGATGTAGCCAAGCTCGAAGCGCGCAGGCAGGTTAAAATCGACCTGCACCGTGCCGCACTGCCATTTTCGACCGAGCGCGTCGGTGATTTTGATATCGATCTTAGGTCCGTAAAAAGCGCCGCCGCCCTCGTCTAAGCCGTATTTTAAGCCTTTTTCGTCAAGCGCGTCTTTTAAGGCTTTCGTCGCGATATCCCAAACCTCGTCGTCGCCGACCGCCTTTTGCGGTTTGGTCGAAATTTCAAGCTCGTATTCAAAGCCGAAAGCTTTCATTAAAAGCTCGACGAAATCTAAAATTTCATAGACGTTTTCTTTGATCTGGCTCGGCATCACAAACAGATGCGCGTCGTCCTGCGTAAACTCGCGCACGCGGAAAAGTCCGTGCAATACGCCGCTTTTTTCATGGCGGTGCACGACGCCGTACTCGCAAAATTTAAGCGGCAGATCGCGATATGAGCGGATCTCGCTTTGATAAACCTTGATGTGACCGACGCAGTTCATCGGCTTGATGCCGTATTCTTGCTCCTCGATCGTCGTAAAATACATATTTTCTTTGTAGTTGCTGTAATGCCCGCTGATCTTCCACGCGTCGGATTTTAAAATTTCAGGACCGCGCACCGGCTCGTAGCCGCGCTTGCGAAGCTGCCTATAAAGGCGCTCCTCGAGCTTTATGCGCATCCTCGTGCCCGCAGGAAGCCAGATCGGAAGTCCCGCGCCGATCTGCTCGTCAAAGGTGAAAAATTTCATCTCGGCTCCGAGCTTTCGGTGATCGCGCTTCTTGGCTTCTTCTAACATCGTAAGGTGCTTTTTAAGGCTATCTTTGTCGGCAAATACGACGCCGTAGATGCGAGTTAACATCTCGCGCTTTTCATCGCCGCCGAGATACGCTCCCGCAATGCGCGTAAGGGCAAAATTTTTCAAAAATTTCGTATTTTGCACGTGCGGGCCGCGGCAGATGTCCTCAAACTCGCCCTGTGCGTACAGGCTAACCGGGCCGTCGGGGATGCGCTTTAAAACTTCCTGCTTAAGATCGTCGTTTGCATATTTTTTTGCGACCGCCTCTTTAGTGGAAGCTATCTTTTTAATCTCTAAATTTGCCTCGGCAAGCGCGCGCATCTTTTTTTCGATCACCTTTAAATCCTCTTCGCCGAGCTTCTCGCCGCCATTTTTGCTAACGCGCATATCATAGTAAAACCCATCCTCAATCGCCGGTCCTACGAAAAATTTAGCGCTCGGATAGAGCTCGCGCACCGCCTGCGCCAAAAGGTGCGCACAGGAGTGGCGGATCACCTTTAGCGCGTCCTCGGAGTTATCGAAATATATCGGCTGCGCCTCACTTGCGCGCTCGCCGATACTTTGAGTATCGTAAATTTCACCGTTAAGTTTATATGCGATAATATCGCTCATTGGCTTGTTTCCTTTTTTACCGAATTGTCTTTCTTACACTGAAAGAACGAGAGCTAATTTTAGCTAATCAATCCTTAACGATAAATTTAAAAAATATTAAAATTAAAATTTTTGATTCTTTTCTCGCAATAAAAAATACACGGCGTTCGCACAAAGAGCACAAATCGCCATCACACTTGCGAGCAAAAACGGCTTATTCGCTCCCACTGCACCCACGATAAACGAAATAGCCCCGGCAATAGCAAACTGCGCAGTCCCCAGTACCGCCGAAGCTGCGCCAGAGTTGCCGTCCTTATACAGCGCCATCGCAAGCGTCGTGGCGTTAGGCGCGACAAAGCCGAGCGATGAAAGCAATACGAAAAGCGAAGCCTCAAAGCAGATGAAGGGAAGGCCAAGCATAGAGCATGCGAGCAGAATCAGGCTCATCACGAGCATCGCTATTAGACCGAAATTTAATAAAGCGGCGGGTTCGCGATTTTGCACGAGTTTGGCATTTAGTGCCGAAACAAGAGTCATTCCAAGAGCGTTTATGCCAAATATTACGCCAAAGGCATGCTCGCCCAGCCCATAATAGCCCAAAAATATGAAGCTAGAGCCCGTGATATAAGCAAAAAGTGCGCTCATCGCAACCGCAAATCCTAGCGTATAGCGCATAAATTCTTTATTTCGCAAGATTATGCCGTATTCGCCAAGCACGCCTTTTACGCTAAGTGTAGCAGTCCTGTCTATCTGAGCGCTCTCGTCGAGTCCGAAAAATATAAATGCAAAAAGCAAAATTCCAAGCGCAAACAAAATCGCAAAAATCGCTTGCCATGAGAAAAAATCTAGCACAAATCCACCTAGAGTTGGTGCTAGCATCGGCGCTAGCGAGCCTACGACCATCATCAGCGCAAACATCGCCGCAGCCTCGTGCAGTTCGAATTTATCATTAATTACGGCTCGCGCAAGTACCACTCCAGCGCACCCACCCAAAGCTTGCAAAAATCTAAAAAATATAAACGCGTAAACGCTATCAAAGCTCACGCAAGCAAGCGACGCACATATAAAAAGCAAAATGCCCGCATATAACGGCTTTTTACGACCAAATTTATCGCTTAGCGGCCCATAAACGAGCTGTCCTAGCGCAAAAGCGATGAAAAAACTCGCAACCGATAGCTGAGTGTAAAACTCGCTCGTAGCAAAGCTTGCCTTTACCTTTTCCAGCGCGGGCAGATACATATCGGTCGAAAGTGGCGCCAGAGCGGACATATAGGCGAGTATAATCACCAGCTTAAATTTGGCGAATTTACTTTGTTTGACCATCGTTTTCCTCAATTATTTTTAGGCAGAGCTCAAACGTGCGCACGAGCGCGTTTAGATCTTTAAATTTTTGCGGCAAGAGCCTGGCGATAAAATATATCGGACGCAGTGCAAGTACCGTAGCCCACGCACTTCGCACTACGTCCTGCTCGCCGCTTGAGGCGTAGGCGTGGATGCCTACGCGCACCAAACCTTCGCTCAGACCTTCGCGACAAAGATCATAGACAAACAGCAAAAAATCTCGCATTTTGGCTTTTTGCAGATCACCGCGCTCGCCGCGATTTTCAAAATCTATAAATTTCATCTC includes these proteins:
- the thrS gene encoding threonine--tRNA ligase translates to MSDIIAYKLNGEIYDTQSIGERASEAQPIYFDNSEDALKVIRHSCAHLLAQAVRELYPSAKFFVGPAIEDGFYYDMRVSKNGGEKLGEEDLKVIEKKMRALAEANLEIKKIASTKEAVAKKYANDDLKQEVLKRIPDGPVSLYAQGEFEDICRGPHVQNTKFLKNFALTRIAGAYLGGDEKREMLTRIYGVVFADKDSLKKHLTMLEEAKKRDHRKLGAEMKFFTFDEQIGAGLPIWLPAGTRMRIKLEERLYRQLRKRGYEPVRGPEILKSDAWKISGHYSNYKENMYFTTIEEQEYGIKPMNCVGHIKVYQSEIRSYRDLPLKFCEYGVVHRHEKSGVLHGLFRVREFTQDDAHLFVMPSQIKENVYEILDFVELLMKAFGFEYELEISTKPQKAVGDDEVWDIATKALKDALDEKGLKYGLDEGGGAFYGPKIDIKITDALGRKWQCGTVQVDFNLPARFELGYIDENNEKKQPVMLHRAILGSFERFVGILLEHTAGELPFWICPTQVSIVPIGEAHADYAKEILNLLREADIDGEILDKNETLNKRIRTAEKQKVPLIIVLGDNEVSARSVALRDRRAREQRNLRLDEFLNFVKAKLNEVNF
- a CDS encoding multidrug effflux MFS transporter is translated as MVKQSKFAKFKLVIILAYMSALAPLSTDMYLPALEKVKASFATSEFYTQLSVASFFIAFALGQLVYGPLSDKFGRKKPLYAGILLFICASLACVSFDSVYAFIFFRFLQALGGCAGVVLARAVINDKFELHEAAAMFALMMVVGSLAPMLAPTLGGFVLDFFSWQAIFAILFALGILLFAFIFFGLDESAQIDRTATLSVKGVLGEYGIILRNKEFMRYTLGFAVAMSALFAYITGSSFIFLGYYGLGEHAFGVIFGINALGMTLVSALNAKLVQNREPAALLNFGLIAMLVMSLILLACSMLGLPFICFEASLFVLLSSLGFVAPNATTLAMALYKDGNSGAASAVLGTAQFAIAGAISFIVGAVGANKPFLLASVMAICALCANAVYFLLREKNQKF